The Erinaceus europaeus chromosome 17, mEriEur2.1, whole genome shotgun sequence nucleotide sequence tgtttttagtcactttggcttctttttttatctaCCTAAATCATCCTTTTTTCACACCATTATCTAGTTAACCTGAGAACTCTTGGACATGATAGATAGTCCActgtattgcctttgttcaccaTGCAGGGCTTTGGGCCTAGGGTAGAGCTTAGTAGAAGAACCTATGATTGCACACCTTTGGCCCTGGGGTTAGAttgttcacatacacacacaaacacacacacacacacacacacacacacacacacacacacacacatattcacatcacacacacatacatacatacatacatacacataccatggggaagaaaaaaaagacctgtGACCTCTGGTCAGTTCTGCTCAGAGTCACCTTGGAGCAGGTGAGTTCAACATGTAGCTGCTTCATCAGCACTTtgaaaaatgacttttctttcttttagatagatgtagaaagcaaccacagcactgaggctccttcagtgtggtagcgcagggctgaaacccaggtcttaCCAACGACAAAGCAGTCACTGTATAAGCCAGCTAGTTTCCTAGCCCATCAGTTGCTTTCTTGCTCAGCTCAAAGAAATGAACTGCTCCTCTTTCATCCTAGAATCCATACATCTTTGAGAACCGACCAGAAAGTGCTGCTATtgtcactgaaaagaaaaatgagtatactaagaaccttcttaaacaaatagatgccaatagtaaactggccaagaaaaaacaagaaagccAGGAAGTCTTGGAGCAGCTAGAACGGCTTCAACTCAAACAAGAGTGAGTTTTGGTGGACTTGCAGGGAGACTCCGGTGGGGAAGGGTTGGGCAGCACAGCTAGTGCTTCAGCACATCTCAGGCAGCCAACCAGGATCCCCATGCAGCCCGTCATCGCCACCATGCTTAGTGTCAGGACAGCCTTAGTGGCCAGGCACAGTTGTCAGTCAGCACCATGGCCTTTGGCTTTGTGGTCAGTggtgttagtagaggaagaaggggccagtctgAGGCAGGGACCCTTCCCAGTGTAGGTTTATCATCAGTCTCTTGGGGGCCCTGGAGCCAAGGTCAGGAGTGTGGGGGCCCAGACTGGAAGCAGGGTTCAGGCCATCATGGAAAGCATTCAACATACTCATACCTGCCATTCTCCTGTAGCTCAGACAGGGATGAACATTTCTCTCATTTCCCACTTCTGAGGAAAGAGAGTGTTTTGTTGCACATGGCTTGAGGCTGAACATTTGAGTCAGGGAGGAGGTTAGGAGAGAAGTGAAGGAAACTGCTGTGGGAAATactcccccaaatggaggtaattcctgcctccataaagctagactctctctctctctctctctctctctctctctctctctctctctctctctcccttgctccctccttccctccattccttccttatttgccactatggttatttGGGGCCTGGTGCCCTGACACTTCACTATTTTTGACAGtcctttctcccatccaagtactaaccaggtctGACCCTGCTTagattctgagatcagatgacatcgggtgtgttcagggtggtatggccatagacctgacagtcctttctttgatagactgagagagagagagagagagagagagagagagaacaggagagacacctgcagcactgtttcactgtttgtgaagtatcTTCTTTCCAGGTGAGGACCTTGATCTctcaggtctttacacatggcagcatgtgtgctctcccAGATAAGACACCACCAGGCTCCAAGGCCCGTCTCAATCAGGTGTAATGGAGGCTTCCAGAAGGAAGTGCCAGCTGTTAATTCCTTGGAATTATTCCCACTGTAACTTGTTGGGTGTGTTTTGATAATGTTGGTCTCCATTAGAATAAACTGTGgtctcacctcctcctcttccaattatcaggattgatgaacaaaaagctgaactgaagaaacatCAATttgagcagagagaaatgtataAGAAAGCACTGGAATACCAGGTAAGTGGATGGGTTGCTATTTTGAGAACTGTACACTGCTTCCTAGCACTCTGAATGTAGGTGTGTGGAGGGTAGAATACTgggcccccacccacctaccaGGTTTCCTCATGAGAGTTTGGGTGCCCTGGCTCCTTCCTATAAACAGTGGgtctgtcagtgtaccccaatgctgcagccttcacactggctctctctgttccagctgaaacacagGCCTTCCAGACTGCCCATCTATGAGCCCATGGGCACCTTCACCAACTTTGGGCAGAATGAGAAGACCCTGGAGGCCGAGAAGCGGCAGAGAAATATTGAATATATGAAGCAGCAGGTGGAAGCCGCTGCAGGCCACAAAAGACAGCTTATCCTCAGCCACATAAAAAATCtgcagcaagaaaaagaaatgctccaGAAAAACCAGGAAAAGTAAGGGGCCTGgcccttccttccccaccataatcctctcctcctttctctccctctcctcccccaccccttgacaCCGACCTTAGTAGAAACATGTGTGGACAGGTGGAGAGTCATGAATGACCCTAGCtcgccccagcctgcttctcatcTCTACTCCCCTGTCAACTTCTGAGGCTGTTGCATGTCACAAGCCACCTTATGGGATGAGTATATAtccagggattaatgttttacattcaacagtaaatacaatagtttgtacatgcataacatttctcagttttccacataacaatacaaactgcACTAGATGCTCTGTAATCATTTTTGGACATGGACTCTCCCCCCActgcaccacagagtcttttactttggtgcaatacagcaactgcagttctggttctacttgtgttttctcttctgatcttgtttttcaacttctgcctaggagtgagatcatcccatactcatcctgtttctgacttatttcatttaacctaatttcttcacactccatccaagatgggctgaaaatggtgaagtcaccatttttatcactgagtagtattccatagtgtatataaaccacaacttgctcagccactcatctgttggacacctgggttgctggtagctattacaaatggtgctgctatgaacatatgtgtatacagatctttttggatgtgtatgttgggttccttaggatatatcccagggagaggaattgcaggatcatagggtagatccaagAGATGTGTTTTTAGATGagttaaaggaaacaaacagctttTGAGTGGGGATTCATTGACAGAAACAAGGTTTCGGCTGAAAGCAAGCGGTTCTGGACCCCTTAACTAGGGTTCACTCTATCTGCTCATGTtattgactctttttctttttttttgttgaaaaaaatttatttattttgggttgaGATTGgtagaaaagtagagagaaaccTGTTGCACTTTCCTCCTGAagttggggacctgaggcttgaacctgggtccttgcacactacaacGTGTGCCTTCAGCTAGGTGCCCCACCATCTGGACTCCACCTTTACCTCTTATTCCAAAGAGTGAGAGCAAAAccagatttcccactgaatccaaaggagagaggactaggcgggagatggtggcagtggatggagtcagactcttgccttccctccaggcatttagcagaaagatgtgcagaagaggatcgaaggaacaccatcaatcaacacctgagaaaagaatgggataaagatgttgtgctgaagcatcagcgagatgaagatgccaaggcctttgacaagtaattgccttctggggttgcaagttgcctcctctccccatttcctcccctcTGATCTGTGGGTCTATAGAGCTTCATGCAAATGAGTGGGGATTgccaagggaactccatggaggacagaagtctgggtttagtgtggggacagctgtgctgcctgctaaatgtctaccaactgtgttttcctctgcctctactcaagggacctttgttttccttttgtggaCGGTGGGGAACAGAGTGTGgggcatttctctttggaaagAACAAGTTTCAAGCAGTGAGTTATTTTCCAACCCAGGCTTATGGAGTGTTAAGAGCagagctgaagaatcatgggtaaacgggcagtcagttaggaatggagtcatgggtaatgggtgctatactaagtgagacacccagcaggAAACAGGAAACAagaccatcctcccagagggtgcctgtcccctctcctcagccctgtctctctctactcaccacccaggaGCAGAGCCTAGGGCCATGGAGGTTGCCAGTTAGCCTGGGAAAGTCTGatgatcttttgtcttattttcatctgtcaatggggaaagttaacatgtgcctgactgagaagGTGAAAAACCTGCTGAATcagatggagcctatcccttcagatATTAGCAAAGCCTCAATAtgccaaacttttttttcctggacctttggtcaggcttatagtggagctgggaattaaactgaaacttaaaaggaagtgaaagtcacttgcagaccactatgttatctccctagccccaagtATTCTAAATGACCAATTAACGACTTGTTATCCTAGGTGacccatggataactcctcctcctccttcctctcctcctactcttcttcctctctctactcctccttcactccggctaatgatgatacagaggattgaacctgggacctcagagcctcagacatgcaagtcttttgcacaactgcCATGCTAGctttcccactgggatacaatctgttctagagaagatgttttgattttagtggaaggtgtttcctcctcctctcccatgtagggccgtcatttgtggcagtgagtgagaggagaagggcaggctgggggcaaggggaacaggtAGTTGGGGGGGGTCaatgtccttgtctccttttcacagctttgaggaaggcctctcactaTTACTtgtgcttcctcccctgcagggccccagacaaactatttattttggatcagtgTAATGACTACAAACACTGCAGACAGTGTCAGCGAGACCCATCCAACAAGGGCAAGACCCACTTCTGGCCTTATAACAAACACTTGCCAGGGTATCGCATGCTCCTGTGATGCCAGAGTCCGATCCTCGCCTCTCAGTTGTCTTGGGACTCCAGCAGGATGCCATCTGGGAGCTTGCGGAGGAGATTGTGTCTGTCCTCCCACCTTTTGTGAATCCATGTGTGCCTGatcacccccagcctccccctaGTCCACCTGCACCCCAGAGCATAATGTGACAGCTGTGGGGAGGAGTTATGTAGCCTCAACCTAGGGTGTAGTGCTGTCCTCCACCCACACCACCAACATCAATCTAG carries:
- the LOC132533789 gene encoding coiled-coil domain-containing protein 81-like yields the protein MKKEQCMKNAAYNLGVADAIKSQRNQKCHFSNPYIFENRPESAAIVTEKKNEYTKNLLKQIDANSKLAKKKQESQEVLEQLERLQLKQETVVSPPPLPIIRIDEQKAELKKHQFEQREMYKKALEYQLKHRPSRLPIYEPMGTFTNFGQNEKTLEAEKRQRNIEYMKQQVEAAAGHKRQLILSHIKNLQQEKEMLQKNQEKWMESDSCLPSRHLAERCAEEDRRNTINQHLRKEWDKDVVLKHQRDEDAKAFDKAPDKLFILDQCNDYKHCRQCQRDPSNKGKTHFWPYNKHLPGYRMLL